GACTGGCGGGCCGTCCAGGAGCTCACCGACGTCTGCCGGGCGCTCTGCCCTGAGGACCCCGCGCGCTACGACTTCGCTCTGTTCGGATTGGGCGCGTACGGGGGAGAGCCCATCGGGTAATTGGGTGAGGACAGATCGGGTGATTGGAGTGCCATCCGGTCTGCCTCGGCGTCGAGGTGAGCGGTACGGCCGCCCAGTGCGCATTCTGCCAGAGATGACTCGCGACTACCAACAGAGTCCGCAGGCGCCCCGATCACCAATCACCCGATCGCAACTCGCCCATTCAGACCTCGCCGCCGACGCCTCGGTACGTCTGCTGGTAGTAGAGGAGCGGCTCGCGGCCGGCGCCCTCGATCACGTGGGTGACCTCGCCGACATAGACGGTATGGTCGCCAGCCTCGAACCGCGCGTGGGGCTGGCAGAGGAGGACGCCGAGTGAGCCGCGCAGAAGCGGCGGCCCCGCCCCGCGGAGGTGTCCGAACGGGGCCAGCTGGTCCTCCCCGTCGAGGTCGGGCACGGCGAAGTGGGCCGCGACGTCGGCCTGGTCGGCGGCGAGGAGGTGGACGGCCCAGTCCTCGGCCGCGGCGAGCGCGACGTGGAGTTGCGTCCCGTGCGTGACGTTGATCGAGACGAGCGGCGGGTCGAGCGAGACGCTCGTGAACGAGCCGATCGTCGCCCCGCGGGGGCCGTCGTCGGTCTCCGTCGTCACGACGACGACCGGCGAGGGGAGGTCGCGGAGCGCGTGCCGGAGCGCCTCGCCCGTCGCGGGCACGGTCTCCGGGCACTCGGACGCGCGGTCGGCGGGGGGCGGGGTCGTCGCGGTGGCCATGTCGGTGGGACGACCGACCGCGGGCGGGGGTCCCACCCTCCTCCCCTCGACGGCTCCCTGAGCGGAGCCGATGGGCCGAGGCGGCCGGAGGGACGCTAGCCCGCAAAGGCGTCCTTGACCCGACCGAAAAAGCCCTTCTTGTCGCGCGTGCCCGGCGCCGGCTTGAGGTCGGGCTCGAGGCGGAGCTGCTCGAGCGTCTCGCGGAGCGGGCCGGAGACCTGCTCCGGCGTCCAGACGTGGACGCGGACCAGTTGGTCGCCGCGGCGGCCGCCGCCGACCTCGGGGAGCCCGCGGCCCCGCATCCGCAGGACGCGGCCCGACTGGATGCCGGGGTCGATCTGGAGCTTGGCGCGGCCCCGGAGCGTCGGGACCGTGGCCTCCGTGCCGAGCGCGGCGTCGGGGAACGAGAGGTAGAGGTCGTAGACCACGTCGAGCCCCTCGCGCTGGAAGTGCTCGTGCGGCTGCTCGTCGATCTCGACGCGGAGCGCGCCGGCCGCGCCGCCGCGGACGCCCGCGTTGCCGGCGCCCCGGATCTGGAGGTAGTGCCCGCCGGAGACGCCGGCCGGCACCTCGACGGTCACGCTCTCCTCGCCCTTGACGCGGCCCTCGCCCTCGCAGACGTGGCACTTCTCGTCGATCGTCCGCCCCTCGCCCTCGCACGTCGGGCACGGCTGGACGTTGACGAACTGGCCGAAGAACGACGTCGACACCTGGCGGACCTCGCCGGAGCCCTGGCACGTCGGGCACGTCGAGTACCCGCTCTGCTTGTCCTCGGCGCCGGTCCCGTCGCAGTGGTCGCACCCGACGAACTTCCGGAGCTTGAGCTGCCGCTCGACGCCCTCAGCGACCTCCTCCAGCGTCAGCGCGAGGCGGACGCGGAGGTCGGTGCCGGGGCGGCCCTGGCCGCGGCGCTGGCCCGGCCGCCGGCCGAACACGTCCTCGAACCGCCCCTCCCCACCGAAGATGTCGGAGAAGGCCGAGAAGATGTCCGAGATGTCGGTGAACCCGGTGGGGCCCTGGCCGCCCGCGCCCCCGTTCAGGCCGGCCCGGCCGAACCGGTCGTAGCGCGCGCGCTTGTCGGGGTTCGAGAGGATCTCGTAGGCCTCGGCGGCCTCCTTGAAGTTGGCCTCGGCCTCGGCGTCGCCGGGGTTCCGGTCTGGGTGGT
This sequence is a window from Rubrivirga marina. Protein-coding genes within it:
- the dnaJ gene encoding molecular chaperone DnaJ; this translates as MPANTAERDFYDVLGVARTATADEIKKAYRKKALQYHPDRNPGDAEAEANFKEAAEAYEILSNPDKRARYDRFGRAGLNGGAGGQGPTGFTDISDIFSAFSDIFGGEGRFEDVFGRRPGQRRGQGRPGTDLRVRLALTLEEVAEGVERQLKLRKFVGCDHCDGTGAEDKQSGYSTCPTCQGSGEVRQVSTSFFGQFVNVQPCPTCEGEGRTIDEKCHVCEGEGRVKGEESVTVEVPAGVSGGHYLQIRGAGNAGVRGGAAGALRVEIDEQPHEHFQREGLDVVYDLYLSFPDAALGTEATVPTLRGRAKLQIDPGIQSGRVLRMRGRGLPEVGGGRRGDQLVRVHVWTPEQVSGPLRETLEQLRLEPDLKPAPGTRDKKGFFGRVKDAFAG
- a CDS encoding flavin reductase family protein; this translates as MATATTPPPADRASECPETVPATGEALRHALRDLPSPVVVVTTETDDGPRGATIGSFTSVSLDPPLVSINVTHGTQLHVALAAAEDWAVHLLAADQADVAAHFAVPDLDGEDQLAPFGHLRGAGPPLLRGSLGVLLCQPHARFEAGDHTVYVGEVTHVIEGAGREPLLYYQQTYRGVGGEV